One Papaver somniferum cultivar HN1 chromosome 10, ASM357369v1, whole genome shotgun sequence genomic window carries:
- the LOC113319716 gene encoding beta-adaptin-like protein C: protein MASRRLSFSSWVSLADILTPINQSLQYLACGLDTLVESKGFLESFSEEPALVQLHLLTVTIKFFMKNPTEGAQRMI from the exons ATGGCGTCCAGGAGGCTATCATTTTCATCATGGGTATCTCTAGCAGATATCCTAACAC CTATAAATCAATCATTGCAGTACCTTGCATGTGGATTAGACACCTTAGTTGAAAGCAAAG GTTTCTTGGAGAGTTTCTCAGAAGAGCCTGCTCTGGTTCAGTTACATTTGCTTACAGTCACTATTAAATTTTTTATGAAGAATCCAACAGAAGGCGCACAAAGAATGATTTAG